The Streptomyces puniciscabiei genomic interval ATCTCGATCCTGTCTTCAAGGACGGTCATCGTGCCGTTCCTCCCCGGCTGCCCCACGCACCGGTGCAGCCGCGCAGTTCAACGATACGCACCGTGACCAGGAGAGGCCGGAAATCAGTCAACCTGTTCAGGCCGCGTACGCCCGTCCGACCCCCCACGCCTCCCACATCGCCCCCGCGAAGGCCCCCGCGATCCGGTGCTCGCCACTGGCGTTGGGATGCGTGCCGTCGTAGGTGTCGGAGTGGATGTCGTACCCCTCCGGCCGCGAGGCCAGCAGGACCGGCGACCGGGGCTCGTCCAGGTCGGCGACCGTCTTAGCCAGCAGGACGTTGAAGAGGTCCACCTGCGCGGCGAAGGGCGCGTCGGCCTCGGCCCGTATGTTCGGGATCACCGGCAGCAGCACCATGCGGATGCGCGGCCGGGCCTGGCGGGCACTCGCGACGAAGGCCCGCACGTTCTCCGCCGTCTGCTCGGGGTTGGTGTAGAAGCCCAGGTCGATCAGGCCGAGGGAGACCAGCAGCACGTCCGCCCGGTGCTCCCGTACCGCGTCGCCGATGAGCGGAGCCATGTGCAGCCAGCCCTCGCCCCAGCCGGCCAGGTGGCGGCGGGGGAAGTCGGGGTCGGCGTAGGCGTGGGACGTGGGCGCGTCGGTCGCCTTGTCGTAGAGCTCCTCGCGCGGGCCGACGAAGGTGAACGGGCCGTCGTACGTGTCGCGCAGATGCCGCCACAGCCGGTAGCGCCATGTGTGCTCGCCGGCGCTCCCGATCGTCATGGAGTCACCTACGGGCATGAACCTGAGCATCCGCTCATGATGGACGATCACGGCCGCCGGTGGGATGTGAGGCCCACCACGTCCGGCGAGCCCCGTCGGGCGGGCGCCCGGTGAACGCCCGGAGGGAGTGGCAGTCTTGGGGGCATGCGTCGATCGTCCGCCGTCCTCGCCGGGTTGCTGCTCGCCGGCGCCTGCGCGCTGCCCGCCTCCGCCGCCGGGAGCGCGGGCGGGGACGGCGACAACGGCTTCACCATCAAGGACCCGAGGATCGCCGAGTCCAGCGGGCTCGCCGCCTCCCGCCTCCACCCCGGCATCTACTGGACGCACAACGACAGCGGCGACGGGCCGTACGTCTACGCCGTGGACAGCCGGACCGGGAGGACCGTCGCCCGGATCACCCTGCGCGGCATCGGCGCCCCGCGCGACGTCGAGGCCATCTCCATCGGGCCGCACAACGAGATCTACCTGGGCGACATCGGCGACAACCTGGGCGGCACGTGGCCGTACGTGTGGATCTACCGGCTGCCCGAGCCGAAGGAGCTGAGGGACCAGACGGTCACCGCCACCCAGTACGTCGTGAAGTACGCGAACGGACCGCGCGACGCCGAGTCGCTGATCGTCCACCCGAAGACCGGGCGGGTCTACATCATCGACAAGAAGGAGGACGGCGGGCACCTGTACGAGGGCCCGGCCACCCTGTCCGCCTCCGGCACGAACGTCTTCCGGCCGATCGCCCCCGTCGACCTCTGGGCCACGGACGCGGCCTTCTCGCCGGACGGGCGGCAGCTCGCCGTACGCGGCTACCTGGGCGGGATCTACTACGACTGGAACGGCGGCCGGATCAAGCGCGAGGGTCAGCTCGACGTGCCCCTGCAGGGACAGGGGGAGGGCGTCTCGTACTCCGTGGACGGGACCAAGCTGCTGTACAGCAGTGAGGGGGCGGACAGCGAGGTCGTGGCGAAGGACGCGCCGGACCGGCCGGCCTCCGAGTCGCCGTCGCCGCACGGTGGTTCTGTCACGGCCGGGGGTGCGAGCGGTGGCGGTGGCAGTGGTCTGAAGGTCGGTGCGGCCGTCGCCGCCGGGCTGGCCGCCCTGTTCGGGTTGCGGTGGCTGCGGCGGCGGGGCTGACGAGGTCATTCGTCCTTGGTGAAGCAGGTCGTCGTCATGTCTCCATGGAGGCACCGCGGGCCGCGCCGCACAAGTGCGGGCCGTCCGTGCCTCGGCACCGGGGTGGAGCGGGGCCGGTGGCGGCGGTGGGGGCGGGACCGGCCCGTCTCGTCCGTGAGCTTCGGGTTCGGGGTGCGCCCGCCGCGAGTTCCGGGGACGGCCGTCCACCGACCATGATGTGGGCATGAAGATTCCCGACCGGCGGATCGAACTGTTCACCGGCACCGGCAGCGAGCAGCGGTTCAGCGGCCCCGCGACCGGTGACGAGCGGAACATGCTCGTGGCCGTGCTGGACGCCCAGCGTGCCACCCTGAAGCTGAAGTGCTCCGGTCTGGGGCCCGAGTTGGCCCGGCGGTCCGTGTCCCCGTCCTCGCTCTCCCTGCTCGGCCTCGTCCGGCACCTCGCCGACGTGGAACGCCGCTGGTTCCGGGCCGTGCTCGCCGGACAGGAGGTCGAGCTGCGCTTCTCCTCCACGGACGCCCCCGAGGGCGACTTCGACGGCGCCGATCCCGATCCCGGGGTCGTCGCGGAGTCCTGGGCGGCCTGGCACGACGAGGTGGCCTTCGCGGAGGCCTTCGTCGCCGAGGCGGCGCACCTCGACATCGAGGGCCACGACGCCTGGCGGGGGACCGTCTCCCTGCGCTGGGTGCTCGTCCACATGATCGAGGAGTACGCCCGGCACAACGGACACGCCGACCTGCTCCGCGAACGCATCGACGGCGCGGTCGGGGTGTGACCGGGCGCGCGCTGCCCGCACGGGCCCCGGACGCCGCAAGGGCGCCCCGCGGAACGTGCTCCGCAAGGCGCCCTTCACCGTCGTACCCGGGAGGTCAGAGCCTCTCGATCACGTAGTCCACGCACTTCGTCAGCGCCTCGACGTCCACCGGGTCGATCGCCGGGAACATCGCGATGCGCAGCTGGTTGCGGCCGAGCTTGCGGTACGGCTCGGTGTCGACGATGCCGTTGGCGCGCAGCACCTTGGCGACGGCGGCCGCGTCGATCTCCTCGGAGAAGTCGATCGTGCCGATGACCTGCGAGCGCTTGGCCGGGTCGGTGACGAACGGGGTGGCGTACTTGGACTCCTCCGCCCAGGAGTACAGGCGGGTCGAGGAGTCCTTGGTACGCGCCGTGGACCAGGCCAGGCCGCCCTGGCCGTTGAGCCACTCCAGCTGCTGGTTGAGGAGGAACAGGGTGGCGAGGGCCGGGGTGTTGTACGTCTGGTTCTTGCGGGAGTTGTCGATCGCCGTGGGGAGCGAGAAGAACTCCGGGACGTGGCGGCCGGAGGCGTGGACGCGCTCGGCGCGCTCGATGGCGGCCGGGGAGAAGACGCCGATCCACAGGCCGCCGTCGGAGGCGAAGGACTTCTGCGGGGCGAAGTAGTAGACGTCGGTCTCGGCGACGTCGACCGGGAGGCCGCCGGCGCCGCTCGTCGCGTCCACGAGGACGAGGGAACCGGAGTCCGCGCCCGAGACCCGCTTGATGGGCATCGCGACGCCCGTCGAGGTCTCGTTGTGGGTGAAGGCGTAGACGTCGACGCCCGCCTCCGCCTGCGCCTCGGGGTGGGTGCCGGGGTCGGCGGAGATGACGGTGGGCTCGGCCAGCCAGGGGGCCAGCTTGGCGGCCTTGGCGAACTTGGAGGAGAACTCGCCGAAGCTCAGGTGCTGGGACTTGTTCTCGATCAGGCCGTGGGTGGCGATGTCCCAGAAGGCGGTCGAGCCGCCGTTGCCGAGGATCACCTCGTAGCCCTCGGGGAGGGAGAACAGCTCGGAGATGCCCTCGCGGACCTTGCCGACCAGGTTCTTGACGGGCGCCTGGCGGTGGGAGGTGCCCATCAGGGACGTACCGGTCGCGGCGAGGGCGTCCAGCGCCTCTGTGCGCACCTTGGAGGGGCCCGCGCCGAAACGTCCGTCGGCGGGCTTGATGTCAGCGGGAATCTGGATGTCGGCCACGAGTC includes:
- a CDS encoding SGNH/GDSL hydrolase family protein encodes the protein MLRFMPVGDSMTIGSAGEHTWRYRLWRHLRDTYDGPFTFVGPREELYDKATDAPTSHAYADPDFPRRHLAGWGEGWLHMAPLIGDAVREHRADVLLVSLGLIDLGFYTNPEQTAENVRAFVASARQARPRIRMVLLPVIPNIRAEADAPFAAQVDLFNVLLAKTVADLDEPRSPVLLASRPEGYDIHSDTYDGTHPNASGEHRIAGAFAGAMWEAWGVGRAYAA
- a CDS encoding DinB family protein; the encoded protein is MKIPDRRIELFTGTGSEQRFSGPATGDERNMLVAVLDAQRATLKLKCSGLGPELARRSVSPSSLSLLGLVRHLADVERRWFRAVLAGQEVELRFSSTDAPEGDFDGADPDPGVVAESWAAWHDEVAFAEAFVAEAAHLDIEGHDAWRGTVSLRWVLVHMIEEYARHNGHADLLRERIDGAVGV
- the serC gene encoding phosphoserine transaminase; the encoded protein is MADIQIPADIKPADGRFGAGPSKVRTEALDALAATGTSLMGTSHRQAPVKNLVGKVREGISELFSLPEGYEVILGNGGSTAFWDIATHGLIENKSQHLSFGEFSSKFAKAAKLAPWLAEPTVISADPGTHPEAQAEAGVDVYAFTHNETSTGVAMPIKRVSGADSGSLVLVDATSGAGGLPVDVAETDVYYFAPQKSFASDGGLWIGVFSPAAIERAERVHASGRHVPEFFSLPTAIDNSRKNQTYNTPALATLFLLNQQLEWLNGQGGLAWSTARTKDSSTRLYSWAEESKYATPFVTDPAKRSQVIGTIDFSEEIDAAAVAKVLRANGIVDTEPYRKLGRNQLRIAMFPAIDPVDVEALTKCVDYVIERL